A window from Streptomyces sp. NBC_00299 encodes these proteins:
- a CDS encoding GlxA family transcriptional regulator: MGTVNRLIVIVLFEGVDLLDVTGPPEVFSLVPHETTGGVGYEVVLAAETTAPVTTAAGVRILPDTTFSEVAERTIDTLLVPGSVEVDGDRRIHPVTDPGTVARVKALAGRTRRVASVCVGAHILAAAGLLDGKRATTHWSTAQRLAADHPAVRVDPDPIFIREEGEIWTGAGISACLDLSLALVAEDFGEQVALRVARQLVMYLKRPGGQSQFSVPLEPVSTTRRIEDLRHHVLNNLDQRLTVPDLAAYAHVSDRQLTRIFKSELGMTPHAYIESARVESAGNLLESTDATLERVATLCGFGTVDTLIRAFRRRHATTPSEYRARFRAAPVRVTAEAG, encoded by the coding sequence GTGGGGACCGTGAACCGGTTGATCGTGATCGTGCTGTTCGAGGGCGTCGACCTCCTCGACGTCACCGGCCCGCCGGAGGTGTTCTCCCTCGTCCCGCACGAAACCACCGGGGGCGTCGGCTACGAGGTCGTGCTGGCCGCCGAGACGACCGCGCCGGTGACGACGGCGGCCGGCGTGCGGATCCTGCCCGACACCACGTTCTCCGAGGTCGCCGAACGGACCATCGACACCCTCCTCGTCCCCGGCTCCGTCGAGGTGGACGGCGACCGCCGCATCCACCCCGTCACCGACCCCGGCACGGTGGCCCGGGTGAAGGCGCTGGCCGGCCGGACCCGACGGGTGGCCTCGGTGTGCGTCGGCGCGCACATCCTCGCCGCCGCGGGGCTCCTCGACGGCAAGCGGGCCACCACGCACTGGTCCACCGCGCAGCGGCTCGCCGCCGACCATCCGGCGGTGCGGGTCGACCCGGATCCGATCTTCATCCGCGAGGAGGGCGAGATCTGGACCGGCGCGGGGATCAGCGCCTGCCTGGATCTGTCCCTGGCCCTGGTCGCGGAGGACTTCGGGGAGCAGGTCGCGCTGCGCGTCGCCCGCCAACTCGTGATGTACCTGAAGCGGCCCGGCGGGCAGTCCCAGTTCAGCGTGCCGCTGGAGCCGGTGTCCACGACCAGGCGCATCGAGGACCTCCGGCATCACGTCCTGAACAACCTCGACCAGCGCCTCACGGTCCCGGACCTGGCCGCGTACGCGCATGTCAGCGACCGCCAGCTGACCCGGATCTTCAAGTCCGAACTCGGCATGACGCCGCACGCCTACATCGAGTCGGCCCGGGTCGAGTCGGCCGGCAACCTGCTGGAGAGCACCGACGCCACGCTGGAACGGGTCGCCACACTCTGCGGGTTCGGCACCGTCGACACCCTCATCCGGGCATTCCGCCGCCGGCACGCCACGACGCCGAGCGAGTACCGGGCGAGGTTCCGGGCCGCTCCGGTCCGGGTGACGGCCGAAGCCGGGTGA
- a CDS encoding cysteine hydrolase family protein, with protein sequence MASKTLRELGGADDTPATLASSTLILIDYQNTYTRGAMELDGWKPALQAASELLSRAREAGAEVIHVQHDDGEGSLYDIRTEIGRIHPDVAPVEGESVVVKQAPDSFHGTDLGKLVDEAGNETVIVAGFMTHMCVAYTTASAALRGNKPTVPADACATRSIVDVSADELHRSALAAVADAYGVVVASARELA encoded by the coding sequence GTGGCCAGTAAGACGCTGCGCGAACTCGGCGGTGCCGACGACACCCCCGCGACCCTCGCGTCCTCGACGCTGATCCTCATCGACTACCAGAACACCTACACCCGCGGTGCGATGGAACTCGACGGCTGGAAGCCCGCCCTGCAGGCGGCGTCGGAGCTGCTGTCCCGGGCCCGCGAGGCGGGAGCCGAGGTCATCCACGTCCAGCACGACGACGGCGAGGGTTCGCTGTACGACATCCGCACCGAGATCGGCCGGATACACCCCGACGTCGCGCCCGTCGAGGGCGAGTCCGTGGTCGTCAAGCAGGCCCCGGACTCCTTCCACGGGACCGACCTCGGCAAGCTCGTGGACGAGGCGGGGAACGAGACGGTGATCGTCGCCGGGTTCATGACCCACATGTGCGTCGCGTACACGACGGCGTCCGCGGCCCTGCGCGGCAACAAGCCGACGGTGCCCGCGGACGCCTGTGCCACCCGGTCGATCGTGGATGTGTCCGCCGACGAGCTGCACCGCAGTGCGCTGGCGGCCGTCGCCGACGCGTACGGCGTCGTGGTCGCGTCGGCGAGGGAGCTGGCCTGA
- a CDS encoding ricin-type beta-trefoil lectin domain protein → MRRSTRSSRSTPSTRSTRTLGLLLAGLLTTAGFTAATPAQAAGEQVTAWLTTTDDTGGRHVTRGLQPQTPFAFQAGSGGSGENITVDENTRYQSFTGGGASFTDTAAWLMDGSGALSQATRDETMRKLFSPTEGIGLSFLRNPMGGSDLARFGYTYDDMPAGQTDPDLSEFSIAHDLQDVVPLTKQARQLNPGLTVMASPWTAPAWMKDNGQLNGGWLKAEHYGAYASYFVKYVQAYQAQGIPISHVTAQNEPTCCSGYPSMSWNASGLAYFTKNELLPKLQNAGLSTKVLAHDWNWDTYDAYAAQTVDDAAVRNHPNFGGIAWHGYGGDVAKQTQVHDQYPQLDAFGTEHSGGTWIANQQREDMMNIIDYTRNWAKSVTKWSLALDQNRGPHNGGCGTCDGLITVHNGDSRHGQVDYTVEYYTMGHLTKFVKPGAQRIASTASSAVPNVAWRNPDGSKALIAYNDSSAARTVTINWGSQHATYSLPGKTSATFTWSGTQTEGPSQSGTLVGLAGKCLDVAGGSSADGTAVQLYDCNGSTAQRWTVQADGSVRSLGKCLDVTSGATANGAKVQLYGCNGSGAQAWSYNATTGDLVNRAADKCLDVTDNSSANGARAQIWSCTGAANQKWRLQ, encoded by the coding sequence ATGAGGAGATCCACTCGATCCTCGCGTTCCACGCCATCCACTCGGTCCACCCGGACGCTCGGCCTGCTGCTCGCCGGGCTTCTCACCACGGCCGGCTTCACGGCGGCCACACCCGCGCAGGCCGCCGGCGAACAGGTCACCGCCTGGCTCACCACGACGGACGACACCGGCGGACGCCATGTGACCCGCGGGCTCCAGCCGCAGACGCCGTTCGCCTTCCAGGCGGGCTCCGGCGGCAGCGGTGAGAACATCACCGTCGACGAGAACACCCGCTACCAGTCCTTCACCGGCGGTGGCGCGTCCTTCACGGACACCGCGGCCTGGCTGATGGACGGCAGCGGCGCGTTGTCGCAGGCCACCCGGGACGAGACCATGCGCAAACTGTTCTCCCCCACGGAGGGCATCGGACTGTCGTTCCTGCGCAACCCCATGGGCGGCTCGGACCTCGCCCGCTTCGGCTACACGTACGACGACATGCCCGCCGGGCAGACCGACCCGGACCTCTCCGAGTTCTCGATCGCCCACGATCTCCAGGACGTCGTGCCGCTGACGAAGCAGGCGCGTCAGCTCAACCCGGGGCTCACCGTGATGGCCTCGCCGTGGACGGCGCCCGCCTGGATGAAGGACAACGGGCAGCTCAACGGCGGCTGGCTGAAGGCGGAGCACTACGGGGCGTACGCCTCGTACTTCGTGAAGTACGTGCAGGCCTACCAGGCCCAGGGCATCCCGATCTCGCACGTCACCGCGCAGAACGAGCCGACCTGCTGCTCGGGCTATCCGTCGATGAGCTGGAACGCGAGCGGACTCGCGTACTTCACGAAGAACGAGCTGCTGCCGAAGCTCCAGAACGCCGGGCTGTCGACGAAGGTGCTGGCGCACGACTGGAACTGGGACACCTACGACGCCTACGCCGCGCAGACGGTCGACGACGCGGCCGTCCGCAACCACCCGAACTTCGGCGGGATCGCCTGGCACGGCTACGGCGGCGACGTGGCCAAGCAGACGCAGGTGCACGACCAGTATCCGCAGCTGGACGCCTTCGGGACCGAGCACTCCGGTGGCACCTGGATCGCGAACCAGCAGCGCGAGGACATGATGAACATCATCGACTACACCCGGAACTGGGCGAAGTCGGTGACCAAGTGGTCGCTCGCGCTGGACCAGAACCGAGGTCCGCACAACGGCGGCTGCGGGACCTGCGACGGTCTGATCACCGTCCACAACGGGGACTCCCGGCACGGGCAGGTCGACTACACCGTCGAGTACTACACGATGGGCCACCTGACGAAGTTCGTGAAGCCGGGCGCCCAGCGCATCGCGTCCACGGCGTCGTCGGCGGTGCCGAACGTGGCGTGGCGCAACCCCGACGGATCCAAGGCGCTGATCGCCTACAACGACTCTTCGGCTGCCAGGACCGTCACGATCAACTGGGGTTCACAGCACGCCACTTACTCGCTTCCCGGCAAGACGTCGGCGACGTTCACCTGGTCGGGCACCCAGACTGAGGGCCCGTCGCAGTCGGGAACCTTGGTGGGCCTCGCCGGTAAGTGCCTTGACGTGGCGGGCGGTTCGTCGGCCGACGGTACGGCGGTCCAGCTCTACGACTGCAACGGCTCGACCGCCCAGCGGTGGACCGTACAGGCCGACGGGTCGGTGCGGTCGCTGGGCAAGTGCCTGGACGTCACGTCCGGCGCGACCGCGAACGGCGCGAAGGTCCAGCTGTACGGCTGCAACGGGTCGGGGGCGCAAGCGTGGTCGTACAACGCGACGACGGGCGACCTGGTCAACCGCGCCGCGGACAAGTGCCTCGACGTGACGGACAACTCCTCGGCGAACGGCGCCCGCGCGCAGATCTGGAGCTGCACGGGCGCCGCGAACCAGAAGTGGCGTCTGCAGTAG
- a CDS encoding VOC family protein has protein sequence MDDKDVTDTDARHFLARGQVASRLPAQDLERARRFYSEKLGLDPVDERPGGLLYRCGGTEFALYQSTGASPGTFTQMGWQVEDVDAVVAELGRRGVEFEDVDVPGLRTTNGIAEVQGHYPSKGFRGERAAWFHDSEGNLLGIGEPFV, from the coding sequence ATGGACGACAAGGACGTCACGGACACGGACGCCCGGCATTTCCTGGCCCGGGGGCAGGTGGCGAGCCGCCTGCCGGCCCAGGACCTGGAGCGGGCCCGGCGCTTCTACTCCGAGAAGCTCGGTCTGGACCCGGTCGACGAACGGCCGGGCGGGCTGCTGTACCGGTGCGGCGGCACGGAGTTCGCCCTGTACCAGTCGACCGGAGCCTCCCCCGGCACGTTCACCCAGATGGGGTGGCAGGTCGAGGACGTCGATGCGGTCGTCGCGGAACTCGGGCGGCGCGGCGTGGAGTTCGAGGACGTCGACGTGCCCGGGCTCCGCACGACGAACGGCATCGCCGAAGTCCAGGGCCACTACCCGAGCAAGGGCTTCCGCGGGGAGCGCGCCGCCTGGTTCCACGACAGCGAGGGCAACCTGCTCGGCATCGGCGAGCCGTTCGTCTGA
- the cimA gene encoding citramalate synthase, which produces MSVTSELDDSFHVFDTTLRDGAQREGINLTVADKLAIARHLDDFGVGFIEGGWPGANPRDTEFFARAQQEISFRHAQLVAFGATRRAGGKASEDPQVNALLDSGAPVITLVAKSHDRHVELALRTTLDENLEMVRDTVSYLREQGRRVFVDCEHFFDGYRANPEYAKAVVRTASEAGADVVILCDTNGGMLPAQVQAVVSTVLADTGARLGIHAQDDTGCAVANTLAAVDAGATHVQCTANGYGERVGNANLFPVVAALELKYGKKVLPDGHLREMTRISHAIAEVVNLTPSTHQPYVGVSAFAHKAGLHASAIKVDPDLYQHIDPEQVGNTMRMLVSDMAGRASIELKGKELGIELGGDRELVGRVVERVKERELEGYTYEAADASFELLLRTEVEGKPLKYFQVESWRAIVEDRPDGSHANEATVKLFAKGERIVATAEGNGPVNALDRALRVALEKIYPQLAKLDLVDYKVRILEGVHGTQSTTRVLISTSDGAGEWSTVGVAENVIAASWQALEDAYTYGLLRAGVTPAE; this is translated from the coding sequence ATGTCGGTAACCAGCGAGCTCGACGACTCGTTCCACGTCTTCGACACCACCCTGCGCGACGGCGCCCAGCGGGAGGGCATCAACCTCACCGTCGCCGACAAGCTGGCCATTGCCCGTCACCTGGACGACTTCGGCGTGGGCTTCATCGAGGGCGGCTGGCCGGGCGCCAACCCCCGCGACACCGAGTTCTTCGCGCGCGCCCAGCAGGAGATCTCCTTCCGGCACGCCCAGTTGGTCGCCTTCGGCGCCACCCGCCGCGCGGGCGGCAAGGCGTCCGAGGACCCGCAGGTCAACGCACTCCTGGACTCCGGCGCCCCGGTGATCACCCTCGTCGCCAAGTCCCACGACCGGCACGTCGAGCTCGCCCTGCGCACCACCCTGGACGAGAACCTGGAGATGGTCCGCGACACCGTGTCGTACCTGCGGGAGCAGGGCCGCCGTGTCTTCGTCGACTGCGAGCACTTCTTCGACGGCTACCGCGCCAACCCCGAGTACGCGAAAGCCGTCGTCCGTACGGCCTCGGAGGCCGGCGCGGACGTCGTCATCCTGTGCGACACCAACGGCGGCATGCTCCCCGCCCAGGTCCAGGCGGTCGTCTCGACGGTCCTCGCCGACACCGGCGCCCGGCTCGGCATCCACGCCCAGGACGACACCGGCTGCGCGGTCGCCAACACCCTCGCTGCCGTCGACGCGGGCGCGACCCACGTCCAGTGCACGGCCAACGGCTACGGCGAGCGGGTCGGCAACGCCAACCTCTTCCCGGTGGTGGCGGCCCTCGAGCTGAAGTACGGCAAGAAGGTCCTTCCCGACGGCCACCTCCGTGAGATGACCCGCATCTCGCACGCCATCGCCGAGGTCGTGAACCTCACGCCGTCCACGCACCAGCCGTACGTCGGGGTCTCCGCCTTCGCGCACAAGGCCGGCCTGCACGCCTCCGCGATCAAGGTCGACCCGGACCTGTACCAGCACATCGACCCCGAGCAGGTCGGCAACACCATGCGGATGCTGGTCTCCGACATGGCGGGCCGCGCCTCGATCGAGCTCAAGGGCAAGGAGCTCGGCATCGAGCTCGGCGGCGACCGGGAACTGGTCGGCCGGGTGGTCGAGCGGGTGAAGGAACGCGAGCTCGAGGGCTACACGTACGAGGCCGCCGACGCCAGCTTCGAACTCCTGCTCCGCACCGAGGTCGAGGGCAAGCCCCTGAAGTACTTCCAGGTCGAGTCCTGGCGCGCGATCGTCGAGGACCGCCCCGACGGCAGCCACGCGAACGAGGCCACGGTCAAGCTCTTCGCCAAGGGCGAGCGCATCGTCGCCACGGCGGAGGGCAACGGACCGGTCAACGCCCTCGACCGCGCGCTGCGGGTGGCCCTGGAGAAGATCTACCCTCAGCTCGCCAAGCTGGACCTCGTCGACTACAAGGTCCGCATCCTGGAGGGCGTGCACGGCACCCAGTCCACGACCCGCGTCCTGATCTCCACGTCCGACGGGGCGGGCGAATGGTCCACGGTCGGCGTCGCCGAGAACGTCATCGCGGCGTCCTGGCAGGCGCTGGAGGACGCGTACACGTACGGGCTGTTGCGGGCCGGGGTGACGCCGGCCGAGTAG
- a CDS encoding TolB family protein — protein sequence MHSTKRVVALAIALAAATATLSGTSAGAAPGAPYTEKASVAPDGTDGNRASDGQSLSADGRYLAFVSDADNLVAGDSNGVADAFVRDLRTGVTRLASTAADGSPGDANVLDVSLSADGRYLAFTSNPTYNTADNHIFVKDLRTGALQRIDDAVDPGYSAGSMPALSADGRYVAFVALHTSDAGPAGDRSNRVYRVDRVTGERVRVSQVPGEGAWKSAATQPTISADGDKVGYQFFVPYPTRGDWSDAYVRDVRSGELTQVDKAPDGAASDGHTEYPQVSADGRYAVFNSLDSKLTPGDTNGTHNVFVRDLRTGDLRRIDAADPAAHTGFARLSADSRYLAFGAAAPGDPNSARQVYVRDLRTGRTVLVSAAAQGGPSADYAEYPVIDQHGRTVAFSSRGADLVPDDTQDTTHVYVRHLR from the coding sequence ATGCACAGCACCAAGCGAGTTGTCGCACTCGCCATCGCCCTGGCCGCCGCGACGGCGACGCTGTCGGGCACGTCGGCGGGCGCCGCACCCGGGGCGCCGTACACCGAGAAGGCGAGCGTGGCGCCGGACGGCACGGACGGCAACCGTGCCTCCGACGGGCAGAGCCTGAGCGCCGACGGCCGCTATCTGGCCTTCGTCTCCGACGCCGACAACCTCGTCGCGGGCGACTCCAACGGCGTCGCCGACGCGTTCGTGCGCGACCTGCGGACCGGTGTCACCCGTCTGGCGAGCACCGCGGCGGACGGCAGCCCGGGGGACGCGAACGTCCTGGACGTCTCGCTGAGCGCCGACGGCCGGTACCTGGCGTTCACGTCCAACCCCACCTACAACACCGCCGACAACCACATCTTCGTCAAGGACCTGCGGACCGGCGCCCTCCAGCGCATCGACGACGCCGTCGACCCGGGCTACAGCGCCGGCAGCATGCCGGCCCTCAGCGCCGACGGCCGCTATGTCGCCTTCGTCGCCCTGCACACCAGCGACGCGGGCCCGGCGGGCGACAGGTCGAACCGGGTCTACCGCGTCGACCGCGTCACCGGCGAGCGGGTCCGCGTCAGCCAGGTCCCCGGCGAGGGCGCCTGGAAGTCCGCCGCCACCCAGCCGACCATCAGCGCGGACGGCGACAAGGTCGGCTACCAGTTCTTCGTGCCGTACCCCACCCGGGGCGACTGGAGCGACGCCTACGTCCGTGACGTGCGCAGCGGTGAACTGACCCAGGTCGACAAGGCGCCGGACGGCGCGGCGTCCGACGGGCACACCGAGTACCCGCAGGTCAGCGCCGACGGCCGGTACGCGGTGTTCAACTCGCTGGACTCGAAGCTGACGCCGGGCGACACCAACGGCACCCACAACGTCTTCGTCCGGGATCTGAGGACGGGGGACCTGCGCCGCATCGACGCCGCCGACCCGGCCGCCCACACCGGCTTCGCCCGGCTCAGCGCGGACAGCAGGTACCTAGCGTTCGGCGCGGCCGCCCCGGGCGACCCGAACTCCGCACGCCAGGTGTACGTGCGCGACCTGCGCACCGGACGCACGGTGCTCGTCAGCGCCGCGGCGCAGGGCGGCCCGAGCGCCGACTACGCGGAGTACCCGGTGATCGACCAGCACGGCCGCACGGTCGCCTTCAGCAGCCGTGGCGCCGACCTGGTGCCGGACGACACCCAGGACACCACGCACGTCTACGTCCGCCACCTGCGGTGA
- a CDS encoding TolB family protein: MSRASLGTALLALAGTAAPSADAAPRPPLVERVSTAADGTQADGPSNDAAISADGRHTAFVSTAPSFGCAHFTPCLLVKDLTGGGVTRVDLGSGYTYGSPMPSADGSRIAFSAGTRFLAPYLYDRATGRAERVWPENPPGSNELGRVQSISPDGTHVAYTIGNRNGSENFRLLYVRDTATGTDELISPAEEGDKPGASVSGDGERVAYSVRSGSEEDPADVFVKDRATGERTQVDTDLGAAYLVRITADGRRVLLEAEGGLYVHDLRRGTSRRVAEGTTSSVTADGRYAVVSGADGTRVRDLRTGLRGAALPPSAQVMEGALADKGRAVAFSSTASHLVPGDTNAESDVFVLSGALRENPAPMPSVTERISMTGDGQQRPGASYDPVLGADKVVAFTSDDDVFVNAAGGIGQVNSGTQKPASEGTPCSSGRMVGYGAPYEPDGGPGVHIRNRSVGKLTSLASYQGVRFTWMGQPAVDPSCQWITYAATLPATDADPHPQSRVYRFRFNGGTTDVVSAPTGEAARKPSISYDGRYIAFEQGGGVQVRDLDTGALEQAGAEGAAAPTLSEDGRRVAFQQGDEIHVRDLDAGTTTRVRGTEPALSGSGTHLAYTSRDAVFLLELATGKRQLVSVDRWGGRNDLPARDPSVNADGTVVAFESASPDLVEGDTNGVSDVFLRTVQ, from the coding sequence GTGTCCAGAGCCTCGTTAGGCACGGCGCTGCTCGCGCTCGCCGGGACTGCGGCACCGAGCGCCGACGCGGCGCCCCGCCCGCCGCTCGTCGAGCGCGTCAGCACCGCCGCCGACGGCACCCAGGCCGACGGCCCCTCGAACGACGCCGCGATCAGCGCGGACGGCCGTCATACCGCGTTCGTGTCCACCGCGCCGAGCTTCGGCTGCGCGCACTTCACCCCGTGCCTGCTCGTGAAGGACCTGACCGGCGGCGGGGTCACCAGGGTCGACCTCGGCAGCGGCTACACGTACGGCTCGCCGATGCCGAGCGCCGACGGGAGCCGCATCGCCTTCTCCGCGGGCACCCGGTTCCTCGCGCCCTACCTGTACGACCGCGCCACCGGTCGCGCGGAGCGGGTGTGGCCCGAGAACCCGCCCGGCTCCAACGAGTTGGGGCGCGTGCAGTCCATCAGCCCTGACGGCACGCACGTCGCGTACACCATCGGCAACCGCAACGGCTCGGAGAACTTCCGGCTGCTGTACGTCCGCGACACGGCCACCGGCACCGACGAACTGATCTCACCGGCCGAGGAGGGCGACAAACCCGGGGCCTCGGTGAGCGGCGACGGCGAGCGGGTCGCCTACTCCGTCCGCAGCGGCTCCGAGGAGGACCCGGCCGACGTCTTCGTCAAGGACCGGGCCACGGGCGAGCGGACCCAGGTCGACACGGACCTCGGCGCCGCCTACCTGGTCCGCATCACGGCGGACGGCCGTCGCGTCCTTCTCGAAGCGGAGGGCGGCCTGTACGTCCACGACCTGCGCAGGGGCACCTCGCGGCGGGTGGCCGAGGGGACGACGTCCTCCGTCACGGCGGACGGCCGGTACGCCGTCGTCTCGGGTGCGGACGGCACGCGGGTGCGCGATCTGCGGACCGGGCTGCGCGGCGCCGCCCTGCCGCCGAGCGCCCAGGTCATGGAGGGCGCGCTGGCCGACAAGGGCCGTGCGGTGGCGTTCAGTTCGACGGCATCCCACCTGGTGCCGGGCGACACCAACGCCGAGTCGGACGTGTTCGTCCTCTCCGGCGCACTCCGTGAGAACCCGGCCCCGATGCCGTCCGTCACCGAGCGGATCAGCATGACGGGAGACGGACAGCAGCGGCCCGGGGCGTCGTACGACCCGGTGCTGGGCGCGGACAAGGTCGTCGCGTTCACGTCGGACGACGACGTCTTCGTCAACGCGGCCGGAGGCATCGGCCAGGTCAACTCCGGCACACAGAAGCCGGCGTCCGAAGGCACGCCCTGCTCCAGCGGACGCATGGTCGGCTATGGGGCTCCATACGAACCCGACGGAGGGCCGGGCGTCCACATCCGCAACCGCTCGGTCGGCAAGCTGACCAGTCTGGCTTCCTACCAGGGCGTCCGCTTCACCTGGATGGGACAGCCCGCGGTGGACCCCAGCTGCCAGTGGATCACCTACGCCGCCACGCTGCCCGCGACCGACGCCGACCCGCATCCGCAATCCCGCGTCTACCGCTTCCGCTTCAACGGCGGCACCACCGACGTCGTCAGCGCGCCCACGGGCGAGGCGGCGCGCAAGCCCTCCATCAGCTACGACGGCCGGTACATCGCCTTCGAGCAGGGCGGCGGCGTCCAGGTCCGCGACCTGGACACCGGCGCCCTGGAGCAGGCCGGAGCCGAAGGCGCCGCAGCTCCTACCCTGAGCGAGGACGGCCGCCGGGTCGCCTTCCAGCAGGGCGACGAGATCCACGTCCGTGACCTCGACGCGGGGACGACGACTCGGGTCAGGGGCACCGAGCCCGCGCTCTCCGGCAGCGGTACGCACCTCGCGTACACCTCGCGAGACGCCGTATTCCTGCTCGAACTCGCCACCGGGAAACGGCAGTTGGTCAGCGTCGACCGCTGGGGCGGCCGCAACGACCTCCCGGCCCGGGACCCCTCCGTCAACGCCGACGGCACTGTCGTCGCATTCGAGTCGGCGTCACCCGATCTGGTGGAGGGGGACACCAACGGGGTGTCGGACGTCTTCCTGCGGACAGTTCAATGA
- a CDS encoding TetR/AcrR family transcriptional regulator, with amino-acid sequence MSQTPSSRRRTPAPPREDVLAAAMEMIAERGLEKLTMAALGREVGMSSGHLLYYFHSKDELLLRTLEWSEGRLGAERGRLLTRTASARERLDAYVDLYVPDGHRDPHWTLWLEVWNRSQNADDDARDRQAAIEGAWHRDLVALLAEGVSRGEFRAVDPDRFAARLRALLDGFSIHVAIGLRGTDRGTILGHVREFLDEGLLADA; translated from the coding sequence ATGAGCCAGACCCCGTCGTCCCGCCGCCGTACCCCCGCCCCACCCCGCGAGGACGTCCTCGCCGCGGCCATGGAGATGATCGCCGAACGCGGCCTGGAGAAGCTCACCATGGCCGCCCTCGGCCGTGAGGTCGGCATGAGCAGCGGCCATCTGCTCTACTACTTCCACTCCAAGGACGAGCTGCTGCTGCGGACCCTGGAGTGGAGCGAGGGCCGGCTCGGCGCCGAGCGCGGGCGGCTGCTCACCCGGACCGCCTCCGCCCGCGAACGCCTCGACGCATACGTCGACCTGTACGTCCCCGACGGCCACCGCGACCCCCACTGGACGCTGTGGCTGGAGGTCTGGAACCGCTCGCAGAACGCCGACGACGACGCCCGCGACCGCCAGGCCGCCATCGAGGGCGCCTGGCACCGCGACCTGGTGGCGCTGCTGGCGGAGGGGGTGTCGAGGGGCGAGTTCCGAGCGGTCGACCCGGACCGGTTCGCCGCCCGCTTGCGGGCCCTGCTGGACGGCTTCTCCATCCACGTGGCCATCGGGCTGCGGGGCACGGACCGGGGGACGATTCTCGGCCACGTACGGGAGTTCCTGGACGAGGGCCTCCTCGCGGACGCCTGA
- a CDS encoding agmatine deiminase family protein, with protein sequence MTTPAADGFRMPAEWAPHERTWMAWPGPNPTFEDPDDLAASRIAWASVARAVRRFEPVTVVCGPGQSAEARALLGHDVETVERDLDDAWMRDIGPTFLTDAKGRLAAVDWTFNGWGAQDWARWEHDEKIAAYVSDLAGSARTYASKLVNEGGAIHVDGEGTVLLTETVQLGPERNPHWTREQVEAEIHAHLGTRKAIWLPRGLTGDYPPPLPERRGGTPNVFGTLGHVDIVAAFARPGVVVAHVQPDPAHPDHEVTKEIVGLLKSQTDARGRRLEVVEVPAPTVLEADGHWADYSYINHYLCNGGVVLCGFDDPRDEIAAGIFRRLFPERTVTLVDARTVFAGGGGIHCITQQQPKAGVR encoded by the coding sequence ATGACGACCCCCGCCGCCGACGGCTTCCGCATGCCCGCCGAGTGGGCCCCGCACGAGCGCACCTGGATGGCCTGGCCGGGGCCGAACCCGACCTTCGAGGACCCGGACGACCTCGCGGCCTCCCGGATCGCCTGGGCGTCCGTCGCCCGCGCGGTCCGCCGCTTCGAGCCGGTGACGGTGGTGTGCGGCCCCGGCCAGTCGGCCGAGGCCCGCGCGCTGCTCGGCCATGACGTCGAGACGGTCGAGCGGGACCTCGACGACGCCTGGATGCGTGACATCGGCCCGACCTTCCTCACCGACGCCAAGGGTCGACTCGCGGCCGTCGACTGGACGTTCAACGGCTGGGGCGCCCAGGACTGGGCCCGCTGGGAGCACGACGAGAAGATCGCCGCGTACGTCTCCGACCTCGCGGGGTCGGCCAGGACGTACGCCTCGAAGCTTGTCAACGAAGGCGGTGCGATCCACGTCGACGGCGAGGGCACCGTCCTGCTCACGGAGACGGTCCAGCTCGGCCCGGAGCGCAATCCGCACTGGACGCGCGAGCAGGTGGAGGCGGAGATCCACGCCCACCTGGGCACCCGCAAGGCGATCTGGCTGCCGCGCGGCCTGACCGGCGACTACCCTCCCCCACTGCCCGAAAGGCGTGGGGGCACCCCCAACGTCTTCGGCACCCTCGGCCATGTCGACATCGTCGCCGCCTTCGCCCGCCCCGGCGTGGTCGTGGCCCATGTGCAGCCGGACCCGGCCCACCCCGACCACGAGGTGACCAAGGAGATCGTCGGTCTGCTGAAGTCGCAGACGGACGCCCGCGGCCGGCGCCTGGAGGTCGTCGAGGTGCCCGCGCCGACCGTCCTGGAGGCGGACGGCCACTGGGCCGACTACTCCTACATCAACCACTACCTCTGCAACGGCGGCGTGGTGCTGTGCGGCTTCGACGACCCGCGCGACGAGATCGCGGCCGGCATCTTCCGCCGGCTCTTCCCGGAGCGGACGGTGACGCTGGTCGACGCCCGGACGGTCTTCGCCGGTGGCGGGGGCATCCACTGCATTACCCAGCAGCAGCCGAAGGCCGGGGTCAGGTAG